In Juglans regia cultivar Chandler chromosome 13, Walnut 2.0, whole genome shotgun sequence, the following proteins share a genomic window:
- the LOC118344146 gene encoding protein DETOXIFICATION 12-like isoform X2, translated as MASALETLCGQAYGAQQYRKLGVQTYTAIFSLILVCFPVSLIWIHIGRFLTLIGQDPLISHEAGKFIIWLVPALFAYATLQPLVRYFQTQSLVMPMLISSLAILSFHIPLCWALVFKSGLGNIGAALAISISYWLNVILLGLYMKYSSACAKTRVPISMELFQGIGEFFQFAIPSAIMICLEWWSFELLILLSGLLPNPQLETSVLSVCLSTITTLYMIPYGLGAAASTRVSNELGAGNPQAARVALFAVLFLAVIETSIVSTTLLASRHVFGYTFSNEKEVVDYVTTMAPLVSVSIILDSLQGVLSGVARGSGWQHIGAYVNLGAFYLCGIPAAAVLGFWAQYRGRGLWIGVQTGAFVQIVLLFIVTSCTNWEKQASKARERMFVGRLPKDNDTSQQGILVS; from the exons ATGGCAAGTGCATTGGAAACTTTATGTGGGCAAGCTTATGGAGCTCAGCAGTATCGGAAACTTGGCGTTCAAACTTACACTGCTATATTTTCTCTGATCTTAGTCTGTTTTCCCGTGTCTTTGATATGGATCCATATTGGGAGGTTTCTAACTTTGATAGGCCAAGACCCTCTAATTTCACACGAAGCTGGCAAATTCATAATCTGGCTTGTTCCTGCGCTCTTTGCATATGCAACACTTCAGCCACTTGTTAGATACTTTCAGACACAAAGTCTTGTCATGCCAATGCTTATCAGCTCTCTTGCCATTCTTTCTTTTCACATACCTCTATGTTGGGCTTTAGTATTCAAGTCTGGGCTGGGAAACATCGGAGCAGCATTAGCTATTAGCATTTCATATTGGTTAAATGTGATTTTGCTTGGATTATACATGAAGTACTCTTCTGCCTGCGCAAAAACTCGCGTTCCAATTTCTATGGAGTTGTTCCAAGGAATTGGGGAGTTCTTTCAATTTGCTATCCCTTCTGCTATAATGATTTG CCTTGAGTGGTGGTCGTTTGAGCTTCTCATTTTACTGTCCGGTCTTTTACCCAATCCACAGCTAGAAACTTCAGTGCTTTCTGTATG TCTCTCAACCATCACAACACTCTATATGATACCATATGGACTTGGTGCTGCAGCAAg TACTAGAGTTTCAAATGAATTAGGAGCAGGGAACCCACAAGCTGCTCGTGTAGCTCTCTTTGCTGTGTTGTTTCTTGCAGTTATAGAGACAAGTATAGTGAGCACAACCCTTCTTGCCAGCCGGCATGTTTTTGGTTACACTTTTAGCAATGAGAAGGAAGTTGTGGACTACGTAACAACCATGGCTCCTCTCGTTTCTGTATCAATTATACTTGACAGCTTACAAGGGGTTCTTTCAG GTGTTGCTAGAGGATCTGGGTGGCAGCATATAGGGGCTTATGTCAACCTGGGGGCATTCTATCTTTGTGGAATTCCAGCTGCTGCAGTACTGGGTTTCTGGGCTCAGTATAGAGGAAGGGGCCTTTGGATTGGAGTACAAACTGGTGCTTTTGTTCAGATTGTTTTGCTCTTTATTGTGACAAGTTGTACAAACTGGGAAAAACAG GCTAGCAAGGCAAGGGAGAGGATGTTTGTGGGGAGACTTCCCAAAGATAATGATACAAGTCAACAAGGAATTTTGGTCAGCTAA
- the LOC118344146 gene encoding protein DETOXIFICATION 12-like isoform X1, which yields MGDTEKNMEESLLQKGREDKRSETSSITWGLLTGELKRLGLLAGPMVAVTLSQFMLQVISTMMVGHLGELALSSTAIAISLAGVTGFSLLLGMASALETLCGQAYGAQQYRKLGVQTYTAIFSLILVCFPVSLIWIHIGRFLTLIGQDPLISHEAGKFIIWLVPALFAYATLQPLVRYFQTQSLVMPMLISSLAILSFHIPLCWALVFKSGLGNIGAALAISISYWLNVILLGLYMKYSSACAKTRVPISMELFQGIGEFFQFAIPSAIMICLEWWSFELLILLSGLLPNPQLETSVLSVCLSTITTLYMIPYGLGAAASTRVSNELGAGNPQAARVALFAVLFLAVIETSIVSTTLLASRHVFGYTFSNEKEVVDYVTTMAPLVSVSIILDSLQGVLSGVARGSGWQHIGAYVNLGAFYLCGIPAAAVLGFWAQYRGRGLWIGVQTGAFVQIVLLFIVTSCTNWEKQASKARERMFVGRLPKDNDTSQQGILVS from the exons ATGGGAGACACTGAGAAGAACATGGAAGAGAGTCTATTacaaaaaggaagagaagataaaagaagCGAGACTTCATCAATAACATGGGGTCTGCTCACTGGGGAGCTAAAGAGGTTGGGTCTCTTGGCTGGTCCTATGGTGGCGGTGACTCTATCACAGTTCATGTTGCAGGTCATTTCAACGATGATGGTGGGTCATCTGGGTGAACTTGCTCTCTCTAGCACCGCGATTGCCATCTCTCTTGCTGGGGTCACCGGCTTCAGTCTTCTT TTAGGAATGGCAAGTGCATTGGAAACTTTATGTGGGCAAGCTTATGGAGCTCAGCAGTATCGGAAACTTGGCGTTCAAACTTACACTGCTATATTTTCTCTGATCTTAGTCTGTTTTCCCGTGTCTTTGATATGGATCCATATTGGGAGGTTTCTAACTTTGATAGGCCAAGACCCTCTAATTTCACACGAAGCTGGCAAATTCATAATCTGGCTTGTTCCTGCGCTCTTTGCATATGCAACACTTCAGCCACTTGTTAGATACTTTCAGACACAAAGTCTTGTCATGCCAATGCTTATCAGCTCTCTTGCCATTCTTTCTTTTCACATACCTCTATGTTGGGCTTTAGTATTCAAGTCTGGGCTGGGAAACATCGGAGCAGCATTAGCTATTAGCATTTCATATTGGTTAAATGTGATTTTGCTTGGATTATACATGAAGTACTCTTCTGCCTGCGCAAAAACTCGCGTTCCAATTTCTATGGAGTTGTTCCAAGGAATTGGGGAGTTCTTTCAATTTGCTATCCCTTCTGCTATAATGATTTG CCTTGAGTGGTGGTCGTTTGAGCTTCTCATTTTACTGTCCGGTCTTTTACCCAATCCACAGCTAGAAACTTCAGTGCTTTCTGTATG TCTCTCAACCATCACAACACTCTATATGATACCATATGGACTTGGTGCTGCAGCAAg TACTAGAGTTTCAAATGAATTAGGAGCAGGGAACCCACAAGCTGCTCGTGTAGCTCTCTTTGCTGTGTTGTTTCTTGCAGTTATAGAGACAAGTATAGTGAGCACAACCCTTCTTGCCAGCCGGCATGTTTTTGGTTACACTTTTAGCAATGAGAAGGAAGTTGTGGACTACGTAACAACCATGGCTCCTCTCGTTTCTGTATCAATTATACTTGACAGCTTACAAGGGGTTCTTTCAG GTGTTGCTAGAGGATCTGGGTGGCAGCATATAGGGGCTTATGTCAACCTGGGGGCATTCTATCTTTGTGGAATTCCAGCTGCTGCAGTACTGGGTTTCTGGGCTCAGTATAGAGGAAGGGGCCTTTGGATTGGAGTACAAACTGGTGCTTTTGTTCAGATTGTTTTGCTCTTTATTGTGACAAGTTGTACAAACTGGGAAAAACAG GCTAGCAAGGCAAGGGAGAGGATGTTTGTGGGGAGACTTCCCAAAGATAATGATACAAGTCAACAAGGAATTTTGGTCAGCTAA
- the LOC109007873 gene encoding protein DETOXIFICATION 16-like isoform X1 encodes MLQYSLQVISIMFNGHLGELPLSGASIGSSFASVTGFTVLLGMGSALETLCGQAYGAKQYHMLGVHTQRAMLTLLALSIPLALIWYYTSTILIALGQDHEISTEAGVFNRWMIPSLFAFGLLQCLNRFLQTQNNVIPMLISSGITALLHVPVCWVLVFKIGFGIKGAALAISISNWVNVLLLAIYVKFSTACAKTWTGFSEEALHDLLSFIKLAVSSAIMICFEYWSFEMVVLLSGLLPNPKLETSVLSIRRHYKVSHTICFSNISFLFTPVPWSIPNSMTCSQKLRDSSYSTRVSNELGAGRPHGARLALSVMIIVSISEGAIVGITTILVRNVWGKLYSNEVEVVRYVAKMMPLLALSDFLDGFQCVLSGAARGCGWQNLCAFINLGAYYVVGIPSAVLFAFVFHFGGMVHLSLSLSLSCRYSSSEIGFKQGLWMGIISALSVQVIALITVNLYTDWNIEAMKAARGVQKSDIIIDTET; translated from the exons ATGTTGCAGTACAGCTTACAAGTGATATCGATAATGTTCAACGGTCATCTTGGAGAGCTTCCTCTTTCCGGTGCCTCCATAGGGTCTTCCTTTGCTTCAGTTACTGGCTTCACTGTCCTG CTAGGGATGGGAAGCGCATTAGAGACGCTATGCGGACAAGCCTATGGAGCGAAACAGTACCACATGCTAGGTGTTCACACGCAGCGAGCAATGCTAACCCTCCTAGCCTTAAGCATTCCTCTAGCACTAATTTGGTACTACACAAGCACCATTCTCATAGCTCTAGGCCAAGACCATGAAATATCTACTGAAGCCGGAGTTTTCAATCGCTGGATGATCCCAAGCCTTTTCGCCTTTGGCCTCCTTCAATGCCTAAACAGATTTTTACAAACCCAGAACAATGTTATTCCTATGTTGATAAGCTCTGGAATCACGGCTTTGCTTCATGTTCCTGTTTGTTGGGTTCTTGTGttcaaaattggatttgggATCAAAGGAGCTGCCTTGGCAATTAGTATTTCCAATTGGGTTAACGTACTTTTGCTGGcaatttatgtaaaattttctaCAGCTTGCGCGAAAACTTGGACTGGGTTTTCTGAAGAAGCCTTGCATGATCTTCTCAGCTTTATAAAGCTAGCTGTTTCATCAGCAATCATGATATG CTTCGAGTATTGGTCCTTCGAAATGGTTGTTCTCTTATCTGGTCTTCTCCCAAATCCAAAACTAGAGACATCAGTGTTATCAATAAG GCGGCACTATAAGGTTAGTCACACAATATGCTTCAGTAATATCTCATTTCTCTTCACACCAGTGCCATGGTCAATTCCAAACTCAATGACCTGCTCCCAAAAACTAAGAGATTCTTCTTATAGTACAAGAGTGTCAAATGAACTGGGTGCTGGGCGCCCACATGGTGCACGCTTGGCTCTTTCGGTCATGATCATAGTGTCCATCTCAGAGGGTGCAATCGTAGGAATTACTACAATTTTGGTGCGCAATGTTTGGGGAAAGCTCTACAGCAATGAAGTAGAAGTGGTCAGATATGTTGCTAAAATGATGCCATTGCTTGCACTATCAGACTTCTTGGATGGATTCCAATGTGTCCTCTCAG GGGCTGCTAGAGGATGTGGGTGGCAAAATCTCTGCGCATTTATAAATCTTGGCGCTTACTATGTTGTGGGAATTCCTTCTGCTGTGCTCTTTGCTTTTGTCTTCCATTTTGGAGGGAtggtgcatctctctctctctctctctctctcatgtcgGTATTCAAGTTCTGAAATTGGTTTTAAGCAGGGGCTTTGGATGGGAATCATATCAGCACTTTCTGTTCAAGTTATTGCACTAATTACAGTAAACCTATACACCGATTGGAATATAGAG GCAATGAAAGCTGCGCGTGGTGTTCAGAAAAGTGACATAATCATTGACACAGAAACATAG
- the LOC109007873 gene encoding protein DETOXIFICATION 16-like isoform X3, producing the protein MLQYSLQVISIMFNGHLGELPLSGASIGSSFASVTGFTVLLGMGSALETLCGQAYGAKQYHMLGVHTQRAMLTLLALSIPLALIWYYTSTILIALGQDHEISTEAGVFNRWMIPSLFAFGLLQCLNRFLQTQNNVIPMLISSGITALLHVPVCWVLVFKIGFGIKGAALAISISNWVNVLLLAIYVKFSTACAKTWTGFSEEALHDLLSFIKLAVSSAIMICFEYWSFEMVVLLSGLLPNPKLETSVLSIRRHYKVSHTICFSNISFLFTPVPWSIPNSMTCSQKLRDSSYSTRVSNELGAGRPHGARLALSVMIIVSISEGAIVGITTILVRNVWGKLYSNEVEVVRYVAKMMPLLALSDFLDGFQCVLSGAARGCGWQNLCAFINLGAYYVGLWMGIISALSVQVIALITVNLYTDWNIEAMKAARGVQKSDIIIDTET; encoded by the exons ATGTTGCAGTACAGCTTACAAGTGATATCGATAATGTTCAACGGTCATCTTGGAGAGCTTCCTCTTTCCGGTGCCTCCATAGGGTCTTCCTTTGCTTCAGTTACTGGCTTCACTGTCCTG CTAGGGATGGGAAGCGCATTAGAGACGCTATGCGGACAAGCCTATGGAGCGAAACAGTACCACATGCTAGGTGTTCACACGCAGCGAGCAATGCTAACCCTCCTAGCCTTAAGCATTCCTCTAGCACTAATTTGGTACTACACAAGCACCATTCTCATAGCTCTAGGCCAAGACCATGAAATATCTACTGAAGCCGGAGTTTTCAATCGCTGGATGATCCCAAGCCTTTTCGCCTTTGGCCTCCTTCAATGCCTAAACAGATTTTTACAAACCCAGAACAATGTTATTCCTATGTTGATAAGCTCTGGAATCACGGCTTTGCTTCATGTTCCTGTTTGTTGGGTTCTTGTGttcaaaattggatttgggATCAAAGGAGCTGCCTTGGCAATTAGTATTTCCAATTGGGTTAACGTACTTTTGCTGGcaatttatgtaaaattttctaCAGCTTGCGCGAAAACTTGGACTGGGTTTTCTGAAGAAGCCTTGCATGATCTTCTCAGCTTTATAAAGCTAGCTGTTTCATCAGCAATCATGATATG CTTCGAGTATTGGTCCTTCGAAATGGTTGTTCTCTTATCTGGTCTTCTCCCAAATCCAAAACTAGAGACATCAGTGTTATCAATAAG GCGGCACTATAAGGTTAGTCACACAATATGCTTCAGTAATATCTCATTTCTCTTCACACCAGTGCCATGGTCAATTCCAAACTCAATGACCTGCTCCCAAAAACTAAGAGATTCTTCTTATAGTACAAGAGTGTCAAATGAACTGGGTGCTGGGCGCCCACATGGTGCACGCTTGGCTCTTTCGGTCATGATCATAGTGTCCATCTCAGAGGGTGCAATCGTAGGAATTACTACAATTTTGGTGCGCAATGTTTGGGGAAAGCTCTACAGCAATGAAGTAGAAGTGGTCAGATATGTTGCTAAAATGATGCCATTGCTTGCACTATCAGACTTCTTGGATGGATTCCAATGTGTCCTCTCAG GGGCTGCTAGAGGATGTGGGTGGCAAAATCTCTGCGCATTTATAAATCTTGGCGCTTACTATGTT GGGCTTTGGATGGGAATCATATCAGCACTTTCTGTTCAAGTTATTGCACTAATTACAGTAAACCTATACACCGATTGGAATATAGAG GCAATGAAAGCTGCGCGTGGTGTTCAGAAAAGTGACATAATCATTGACACAGAAACATAG
- the LOC109007873 gene encoding protein DETOXIFICATION 16-like isoform X2, whose product MGSALETLCGQAYGAKQYHMLGVHTQRAMLTLLALSIPLALIWYYTSTILIALGQDHEISTEAGVFNRWMIPSLFAFGLLQCLNRFLQTQNNVIPMLISSGITALLHVPVCWVLVFKIGFGIKGAALAISISNWVNVLLLAIYVKFSTACAKTWTGFSEEALHDLLSFIKLAVSSAIMICFEYWSFEMVVLLSGLLPNPKLETSVLSIRRHYKVSHTICFSNISFLFTPVPWSIPNSMTCSQKLRDSSYSTRVSNELGAGRPHGARLALSVMIIVSISEGAIVGITTILVRNVWGKLYSNEVEVVRYVAKMMPLLALSDFLDGFQCVLSGAARGCGWQNLCAFINLGAYYVVGIPSAVLFAFVFHFGGMVHLSLSLSLSCRYSSSEIGFKQGLWMGIISALSVQVIALITVNLYTDWNIEAMKAARGVQKSDIIIDTET is encoded by the exons ATGGGAAGCGCATTAGAGACGCTATGCGGACAAGCCTATGGAGCGAAACAGTACCACATGCTAGGTGTTCACACGCAGCGAGCAATGCTAACCCTCCTAGCCTTAAGCATTCCTCTAGCACTAATTTGGTACTACACAAGCACCATTCTCATAGCTCTAGGCCAAGACCATGAAATATCTACTGAAGCCGGAGTTTTCAATCGCTGGATGATCCCAAGCCTTTTCGCCTTTGGCCTCCTTCAATGCCTAAACAGATTTTTACAAACCCAGAACAATGTTATTCCTATGTTGATAAGCTCTGGAATCACGGCTTTGCTTCATGTTCCTGTTTGTTGGGTTCTTGTGttcaaaattggatttgggATCAAAGGAGCTGCCTTGGCAATTAGTATTTCCAATTGGGTTAACGTACTTTTGCTGGcaatttatgtaaaattttctaCAGCTTGCGCGAAAACTTGGACTGGGTTTTCTGAAGAAGCCTTGCATGATCTTCTCAGCTTTATAAAGCTAGCTGTTTCATCAGCAATCATGATATG CTTCGAGTATTGGTCCTTCGAAATGGTTGTTCTCTTATCTGGTCTTCTCCCAAATCCAAAACTAGAGACATCAGTGTTATCAATAAG GCGGCACTATAAGGTTAGTCACACAATATGCTTCAGTAATATCTCATTTCTCTTCACACCAGTGCCATGGTCAATTCCAAACTCAATGACCTGCTCCCAAAAACTAAGAGATTCTTCTTATAGTACAAGAGTGTCAAATGAACTGGGTGCTGGGCGCCCACATGGTGCACGCTTGGCTCTTTCGGTCATGATCATAGTGTCCATCTCAGAGGGTGCAATCGTAGGAATTACTACAATTTTGGTGCGCAATGTTTGGGGAAAGCTCTACAGCAATGAAGTAGAAGTGGTCAGATATGTTGCTAAAATGATGCCATTGCTTGCACTATCAGACTTCTTGGATGGATTCCAATGTGTCCTCTCAG GGGCTGCTAGAGGATGTGGGTGGCAAAATCTCTGCGCATTTATAAATCTTGGCGCTTACTATGTTGTGGGAATTCCTTCTGCTGTGCTCTTTGCTTTTGTCTTCCATTTTGGAGGGAtggtgcatctctctctctctctctctctctcatgtcgGTATTCAAGTTCTGAAATTGGTTTTAAGCAGGGGCTTTGGATGGGAATCATATCAGCACTTTCTGTTCAAGTTATTGCACTAATTACAGTAAACCTATACACCGATTGGAATATAGAG GCAATGAAAGCTGCGCGTGGTGTTCAGAAAAGTGACATAATCATTGACACAGAAACATAG
- the LOC109007906 gene encoding histone chaperone ASF1B-like, whose translation MSAVNLTNVAVLDNPDAFLNPFQFEISYECLAPLKDDLEWKLIYVGSAEDETYDQLLESVLVGPVNIGNYRFVLQAEPPDPSKIRDEDIIGVTVLLLTCSYLGQEFVRVGYYVNNDYDDEQLREEPPPKLLIDRVQRNILADKPRVTKFPINFHPQNNEHGEETPPLPEHAIETSENGEEPPPPSPDHPSSDQ comes from the exons ATGAGCGCAGTGAACCTCACAAACGTTGCCGTTTTGGACAACCCAGACGCGTTCCTCAACCCCTTCCAGTTCGAAATTTCCTACGAGTGCTTGGCCCCCCTCAAAGACG ATTTGGAATGGAAACTCATATATGTGGGATCTGCTGAGGATGAGACTTATGACCAGCTTCTTGAAAGTGTGCTTGTTGGGCCTGTCAACATTGGCAACTACCGATTTGTCCTTCAG GCAGAGCCTCCAGACCCATCAAAAATCCGTGATGAAGATATCATTGGTGTCACGGTACTACTATTGACATGTTCTTATCTAGGACAAGAATTTGTTCGAGTTGGATACTATGTGAACAACGATTATGATGATGAACAATTAAGGGAGGAACCTCCGCCAAAGCTGTTGATCGATAGGGTTCAAAGAAATATTTTGGCTGACAAGCCCAGGGTTACAAAGTTCCCAATCAATTTTCATCCCCAGAACAATGAGCATGGTGAAGAAACCCCACCTTTACCAGAACATGCCATTGAAACCAGTGAGAATGGAGAGGAACCTCCGCCCCCTTCTCCTGATCATCCTTCCAGCGACCAGTAG
- the LOC109007847 gene encoding ATP synthase subunit beta, mitochondrial-like: MASRRVLSSLLRSSARRSSGRSPISSPSPRLASPAPPSRALPYGYLLTRLAEYSTSAAAAAPPTPPAPPKESVKGGKITDEFTGAGAIGQVCQVIGAVVDVRFEEGLPPILTALEVLDNSIRLVLEVAQHLGENMVRTIAMDGTEGLVRGQRVLNTGSPITVPVGRATLGRIINVIGEPIDERGDIKTDHYLPIHREAPSFVEQATEQEILVTGIKVVDLLAPYQRGGKIGLFGGAGVGKTVLIMELINNVAKAHGGFSVFAGVGERTREGNDLYREMMESGVIKLGDKQAESKCALVYGQMNEPPGARARVGLTGLTVAEHFRDAEGQDVLLFIDNIFRFTQANSEVSALLGRIPSAVGYQPTLATDLGGLQERITTTKKGSITSVQAIYVPADDLTDPAPATTFAHLDATTVLSRQISELGIYPAVDPLDSTSRMLSPHILGEEHYNTARGVQKVLQNYKNLQDIIAILGMDELSEDDKLTVARARKIQRFLSQPFHVAEVFTGAPGKYVELKESITSFQGVLDGKYDDLSEQSFYMVGGIDEVIAKAEKIAKESAS, from the exons ATGGCTTCTCGAAGGGTCTTATCCTCTCTTCTCCGATCGTCAGCACGGCGATCTTCTGGCAGATCTCCGATCTCCAGCCCTAGCCCTAGACTTGCATCCCCAGCGCCCCCAAGCCGCGCGTTGCCGTATGGCTACCTCCTCACGCGCTTGGCCGAGTACTCGACCTCTGCTGCCGCGGCTGCTCCGCCGACTCCGCCGGCTCCGCCAAAGGAATCCGTGAAGGGAGGCAAGATTACCGATGAGTTCACTGGAGCTGGAGCGATCGGGCAGGTGTGCCAGGTGATTGGTGCTGTGGTGGATGTGAGATTCGAGGAAGGGCTTCCCCCGATCCTCACGGCGCTGGAGGTGCTGGACAACTCGATCCGGCTGGTGCTGGAGGTGGCTCAGCACTTGGGGGAGAACATGGTCCGTACCATTGCTATGGACGGTACCGAAGGGTTGGTCAGGGGGCAGCGCGTACTCAACACCGGTTCTCCTATCACC GTGCCTGTTGGTAGAGCTACTCTTGGCCGAATCATAAATGTTATTGGAGAGCCTATTGATGAGAGGGGTGATATCA AAACCGATCACTATTTGCCCATCCATAGAGAAGCTCCATCATTTGTTGAGCAGGCAACTGAACAAGAAATCCTTGTTACTGGAATTAAG GTTGTCGATCTCCTTGCACCATACCAAAGAGGCGGTAAGATTGGTCTGTTTGGTGGTGCTGGTGTAGGAAAAACGGTGCTTATTATGGAACTTATCAACAATGTTGCCAAAGCTCATG GTGGTTTCTCAGTGTTTGCTGGAGTTGGAGAACGCACTCGAGAGGGTAATGACTTGTACAGGGAAATGATGGAGAGTGGTGTGATTAAGCTTGGTGATAAACAG GCTGAAAGCAAATGTGCTCTTGTCTATGGTCAAATGAATGAGCCCCCTGGTGCTCGTGCTCGTGTTGGTCTTACTGGTCTGACTGTGGCCGAACATTTCCGTGATGCTGAGGGGCAGGATGTGCTTCTCTTTATTGACAACATTTTCCGCTTTACGCAA GCTAACTCTGAGGTGTCTGCTTTGCTTGGTCGTATTCCATCTGCTGTTGGTTACCAGCCAACTTTGGCTACTGATCTTGGAGGACTTCAAGAGCGTATCACAACCACCAAGAAAGGGTCCATTACCTCTGTCCAAGCTATCTATGTGCCAGCTGATGACTTGACAGATCCAGCTCCTGCCACCACCTTCGCTCACTTGGATGCCACAACTGTGTTGTCTCGACAG ATCTCCGAGCTTGGTATCTATCCTGCTGTCGATCCTCTAGATTCTACATCTCGAATGCTCTCCCCTCACATTTTGGGTGAGGAACACTACAATACTGCTCGTGGAGTGCAGAAGGTTCTCCAGAACTACAAGAATCTGCAAGATATCATTGCTATTTTGGGAATGGATGAACTCAGTGAAGACGACAAGCTGACCGTTGCTCGTGCACGTAAAATTCAGAGGTTCTTGAGCCAGCCTTTCCATGTTGCAGAAGTGTTCACTGGTGCTCCTGGCAAGTACGTTGAACTGAAAGAGAGTATTACCAGCTTCCAG GGAGTGTTGGATGGAAAATACGATGACCTTTCGGAACAGTCGTTTTACATGGTTGGAGGTATTGATGAGGTCATTGCTAAGGCAGAGAAGATTGCCAAGGAATCTGCATCTTAG